One window of Microcoleus vaginatus PCC 9802 genomic DNA carries:
- a CDS encoding ferredoxin:protochlorophyllide reductase (ATP-dependent) iron-sulfur ATP-binding protein, with translation MKLAVYGKGGIGKSTTSCNISVALAKRGKKVLQIGCDPKHDSTFTLTGFLIPTIIDTLQQKDYHYEDVWPEDVIYKGYGGVDCVEAGGPPAGAGCGGYVVGETVKLLKELNAFDEYDIILFDVLGDVVCGGFAAPLNYADYCMIVTDNGFDALFAANRIAASVREKARTHPLRLAGLIGNRTSKRDLIDKYIDSVPMPVLEVLPLIEDIRVSRVKGKTLFEMAESDPSLNYVCDYYLNIADQILAMPEGVVPNDTPDRELFALLSDFYLNPVQPVVKKEEDELDLMMV, from the coding sequence GTGAAACTCGCAGTTTACGGAAAAGGTGGAATTGGCAAATCGACAACAAGCTGCAACATCTCCGTTGCCCTAGCCAAGCGCGGCAAGAAAGTTTTGCAAATCGGTTGCGATCCAAAGCACGACAGCACATTTACCCTCACTGGGTTCTTGATCCCCACAATTATTGACACCCTTCAGCAAAAGGACTATCACTACGAAGACGTTTGGCCCGAAGATGTCATATACAAAGGCTACGGCGGCGTTGACTGCGTAGAAGCAGGTGGCCCTCCCGCAGGAGCTGGCTGCGGCGGCTATGTAGTCGGTGAAACCGTCAAGCTCCTCAAAGAGCTCAATGCCTTCGACGAATACGACATCATTCTGTTCGACGTGCTCGGTGACGTAGTGTGCGGCGGTTTTGCAGCCCCCTTGAACTACGCCGATTACTGCATGATTGTTACCGACAACGGGTTCGACGCTTTATTTGCAGCCAACCGCATCGCCGCCTCAGTCCGCGAAAAAGCCCGCACTCACCCGTTGCGGCTCGCCGGTTTAATTGGCAACCGCACCTCAAAGCGCGACTTGATCGACAAGTACATTGACTCTGTACCGATGCCCGTGCTGGAAGTGCTGCCCCTGATTGAAGACATCCGCGTTTCTCGCGTCAAAGGCAAAACATTGTTTGAGATGGCCGAAAGCGATCCTTCCCTCAACTACGTCTGCGATTACTACCTCAACATCGCTGACCAGATTTTGGCAATGCCCGAAGGAGTAGTGCCCAACGACACGCCCGATCGCGAATTATTCGCCTTACTTTCAGATTTTTATCTAAATCCAGTGCAACCGGTGGTCAAGAAGGAGGAAGATGAGCTAGACCTGATGATGGTTTAA
- a CDS encoding CBS domain-containing protein: MKSSEPAGRPNSQALYSSPLDRAIDRHPLTVAPETPIAQVLALMNPMRVSCQLCGEKQKAVASAAKRSCVLVVEDNRPIGIFTERDIVKLTTVAACTVGLTIADVMTPSPITLKQSESQDIFTAMFTLRQHQIRHLPVVDEDSRLLGIITREAIHEALQPINLLTNLRCAADVMTKEVISAPTTASALDLAQLMVKHRVSSVVIVKEQTQHPELAIAPTQNYKIPIGIVTERDIVQFHALELNLSEIPAARAMSAPLFCISPADSLWSVHQSMQRHCVRRLVVVGSQGELLGVVSQTSLPQVFNQSEMYGTIELLQQAVDDRAAQLQKANELLQQEILERQRAQEALRQAHDDLKKQVEERTAQLLESNELLRRDIIKRQRVEEVLRRKQTCLKNQAQQLEQTVRKLQQTQTQLVQTEKMSSLGQMIAGIAHEINNPVNFIYGNLSHASHYIKELLQLLGLYQQHYPEPVSEIREAAAEMEIDFLVEDLSKLVSSMQVGTERIRQIVVSMRNFSRSDQSNIKLVDIHEGLETTLLILQHRLKAHGGHPAIQIIKEYGNLPHIECCAGQINQVFMNIIGNAIDALDEEIQKGEWATRNAKNSALSHPSSPLTVPTITIRTEVVGGDFVAIRISDNGRGIPEEIRRQLFDPFFTTKPVGKGTGLGLSISYHLVVEQHGGRLDCVSEAGRGTEFAIEIPIVSGH, translated from the coding sequence ATTAAATCATCAGAACCCGCGGGACGGCCCAACAGCCAAGCGCTCTACTCCTCACCTTTAGATCGGGCGATCGACCGCCACCCCCTCACCGTCGCTCCAGAAACCCCGATCGCCCAGGTGTTGGCTCTCATGAACCCGATGCGCGTCTCCTGTCAGCTTTGTGGCGAAAAACAAAAGGCTGTTGCTAGCGCAGCCAAGCGCAGTTGCGTCTTAGTCGTGGAAGATAATCGACCGATCGGCATTTTTACAGAACGGGATATCGTCAAGCTAACTACCGTGGCAGCTTGTACAGTCGGACTGACAATTGCTGACGTAATGACTCCATCGCCCATTACCCTCAAACAATCCGAGTCTCAAGATATTTTCACAGCTATGTTCACGTTGCGCCAGCACCAGATCCGGCATTTGCCCGTAGTGGACGAGGACTCGCGACTTCTCGGCATCATCACCCGCGAAGCCATTCACGAAGCCCTGCAACCGATTAACTTGCTAACCAATTTGCGCTGTGCAGCAGATGTCATGACGAAAGAAGTCATTTCTGCCCCAACAACTGCCTCAGCCCTCGATTTAGCCCAGCTCATGGTCAAGCATCGAGTTAGTTCCGTCGTCATTGTCAAAGAGCAAACTCAGCATCCAGAGCTGGCGATCGCACCAACACAAAATTATAAAATTCCGATCGGCATTGTCACCGAGCGCGACATCGTGCAGTTTCACGCCCTCGAATTAAACCTCTCGGAAATCCCGGCAGCAAGGGCCATGAGTGCGCCTTTATTTTGCATATCTCCCGCCGATTCCCTCTGGAGTGTCCACCAGTCCATGCAGCGGCACTGCGTCCGCCGTTTGGTAGTAGTTGGCAGCCAGGGAGAACTTTTGGGCGTTGTCTCTCAGACAAGTTTGCCCCAAGTTTTTAACCAATCTGAAATGTATGGGACGATCGAGCTTTTGCAGCAAGCAGTGGACGATCGAGCCGCCCAATTGCAGAAAGCCAACGAACTTTTGCAGCAAGAAATTTTAGAGCGGCAGCGGGCCCAAGAAGCCCTGCGCCAAGCTCACGACGACTTAAAAAAACAAGTTGAAGAACGCACCGCTCAACTTTTAGAATCCAATGAATTGTTGAGACGCGATATTATCAAGCGCCAGCGAGTCGAAGAAGTGCTGCGGCGAAAGCAAACTTGCTTGAAAAATCAAGCGCAGCAATTAGAGCAAACTGTGCGAAAGTTGCAGCAAACTCAAACTCAATTAGTGCAAACCGAAAAAATGTCTTCTTTGGGACAAATGATTGCCGGTATCGCTCATGAAATTAACAATCCTGTTAATTTTATCTACGGCAACCTTTCCCACGCCAGCCACTACATCAAAGAATTGCTCCAACTTTTGGGACTTTACCAGCAGCACTATCCCGAACCAGTCTCGGAAATTCGGGAAGCAGCAGCAGAGATGGAAATCGATTTTTTGGTAGAAGACTTATCTAAGCTAGTGTCTTCTATGCAAGTAGGAACCGAGCGCATCCGCCAAATAGTTGTGTCGATGCGTAATTTTTCGCGATCGGATCAATCTAACATCAAGCTCGTTGACATTCACGAGGGACTCGAAACCACTTTGTTGATTTTGCAGCACCGGCTCAAAGCCCACGGCGGACATCCAGCTATCCAGATTATTAAAGAATATGGCAATTTGCCCCACATCGAGTGCTGTGCCGGTCAGATCAATCAGGTGTTCATGAATATTATCGGCAATGCTATTGATGCTTTGGATGAAGAAATCCAGAAAGGGGAATGGGCGACGAGAAATGCGAAAAATTCAGCCCTGTCACATCCTAGTTCTCCATTGACTGTTCCCACAATTACAATTCGCACTGAAGTTGTTGGCGGCGATTTTGTGGCGATCCGCATTTCCGACAACGGGCGGGGCATACCGGAGGAGATTCGCCGCCAATTATTTGACCCGTTTTTTACTACCAAACCAGTCGGCAAGGGCACTGGGTTGGGACTGTCGATTTCTTACCATTTAGTCGTCGAACAGCACGGGGGGCGGCTCGACTGCGTTTCGGAAGCTGGACGGGGCACTGAATTTGCGATCGAGATTCCGATAGTCAGTGGTCATTAG
- a CDS encoding ferredoxin:protochlorophyllide reductase (ATP-dependent) subunit N, producing the protein MTTNEPEALNFECETGNYHTFCPISCVAWLYQKIEDSFFLVIGTKTCGYFLQNAMGVMIFAEPRYAMAELEEGDISAQLNDYDELKRLCLQIKRDRNPSVIVWIGTCTTEIIKMDLEGLAPKLEAEIGIPIVTARANGLDYAFTQGEDTVLAAMAAKCPDKAPVVEAQKQERNAISQLLNFGKKKEEVAADESEYVKHTPLVLFGSLPDPVVTQLTLELKKQGIKVSGWLPSKRYTELPVLEEGYYVSGMNPFLSRTASTLMRRRKCKLIGAPFPIGPDGTRAWIEKICSVLGIEPKGLDEREAQIWAGLEDYLQIIRGKSVFFMGDNLLEISLARFLIRCGMTCPEIGIPYMDKRYQAAELALLEKTCHEMGVPTPRIVEKPDNYNQLQRIYEQNIDLVITGMAHANPLEARGINTKWSVEFTFAQIHGFGNARDILELVTRPLRRNNSLKDLGWGNLVKNEAQV; encoded by the coding sequence ATTACTACTAATGAACCGGAAGCTTTAAACTTTGAATGCGAAACGGGCAATTATCACACTTTTTGTCCGATTAGCTGCGTAGCTTGGCTTTATCAAAAAATTGAAGATAGCTTTTTCTTGGTCATCGGTACCAAGACTTGCGGCTATTTCTTGCAAAACGCAATGGGCGTGATGATTTTTGCTGAGCCTCGCTATGCGATGGCTGAGTTGGAAGAGGGCGATATTTCCGCTCAGTTAAACGATTATGATGAGTTGAAGCGGCTGTGCTTGCAAATTAAGCGCGATCGTAACCCGAGTGTAATTGTTTGGATCGGTACTTGCACCACCGAAATCATCAAAATGGATTTGGAAGGGTTAGCACCGAAACTCGAAGCAGAAATTGGCATTCCCATCGTCACAGCCCGTGCTAACGGCTTGGATTACGCTTTTACTCAAGGGGAAGATACCGTTTTAGCCGCGATGGCTGCTAAATGCCCTGACAAAGCTCCTGTTGTAGAAGCTCAGAAGCAAGAAAGAAATGCTATCTCTCAACTGCTGAATTTCGGCAAGAAAAAAGAGGAAGTTGCAGCAGATGAATCGGAATATGTCAAGCACACACCGCTGGTACTTTTCGGTTCTTTGCCCGATCCGGTTGTTACTCAGCTAACTCTAGAATTGAAGAAGCAAGGAATCAAAGTTTCCGGTTGGCTTCCTTCCAAGCGCTACACTGAATTGCCAGTCTTGGAAGAAGGTTATTATGTATCGGGCATGAATCCGTTCTTGTCGCGTACTGCTTCTACGTTGATGCGCCGTCGCAAGTGTAAGCTAATTGGTGCTCCGTTCCCCATCGGCCCTGACGGAACTCGGGCTTGGATTGAAAAGATTTGCTCAGTGTTAGGAATTGAACCAAAAGGTTTGGACGAACGGGAAGCGCAAATTTGGGCTGGTTTGGAAGATTACCTGCAAATAATTCGCGGCAAATCTGTCTTCTTTATGGGGGACAATTTGCTAGAGATTTCTTTAGCACGTTTCTTGATTCGCTGCGGCATGACTTGCCCGGAAATCGGCATTCCTTACATGGACAAGCGCTATCAGGCGGCCGAATTGGCTTTGTTAGAAAAAACTTGTCACGAGATGGGAGTTCCTACTCCTCGGATTGTGGAGAAACCGGACAATTACAATCAGTTGCAGCGGATTTACGAGCAGAATATTGACTTGGTGATTACTGGTATGGCTCACGCTAATCCTTTGGAAGCGCGGGGAATTAATACTAAGTGGTCTGTTGAGTTTACTTTTGCTCAGATTCACGGCTTTGGTAATGCGCGGGATATTTTGGAGTTGGTGACTCGTCCGTTGCGCCGGAATAATTCGCTGAAGGATTTGGGTTGGGGTAATTTGGTGAAGAATGAGGCTCAGGTTTAA
- a CDS encoding ATP-binding protein: protein MKDKQPKAEWHLQVETDLNALTSILEWLENIVLPMIPADFWWQCRLIINEGFTNAVRHAHQNLPPATPIDIEVKVFADYLEIRIWDRGQPFNLEAKLHSIMQEQRDPLDREGERGLVFMYKLTDDLRYIRTDDRRNCLVMRKNIT from the coding sequence ATGAAAGACAAGCAACCAAAGGCCGAGTGGCACCTGCAGGTTGAAACAGACCTGAATGCTTTAACATCCATTTTGGAATGGTTGGAGAATATCGTTTTGCCCATGATACCAGCGGATTTCTGGTGGCAGTGCCGACTGATAATCAACGAAGGCTTTACAAACGCTGTCCGCCACGCTCACCAGAACTTGCCCCCGGCGACGCCCATAGACATTGAGGTAAAAGTGTTTGCCGATTATTTAGAAATTAGGATTTGGGACAGGGGTCAACCCTTCAACTTAGAAGCAAAGCTGCACTCGATCATGCAAGAGCAGCGCGATCCTTTGGACAGAGAAGGAGAAAGGGGACTGGTGTTCATGTACAAGCTCACAGACGATCTTCGCTATATCCGTACCGACGATCGCCGCAACTGCCTGGTAATGCGAAAAAACATTACCTGA
- a CDS encoding PhoD-like phosphatase, whose translation MSWTPLSHRIHHLPLILAGPILRRTESRAVTVWLALKAPRKVELKVYSTEGGIGEIVDRPLLQGARSTVQLGKYLHVVAVTAKPINSNVLTSGQIYAYDIEFAGNRESPSGVAVPENEKENLISSLWPASPDLSALGREAIGYFAHQLPTFALPPKDLNYLRIVHGSCRKPHGDGRDALPILDNSIEQFAGTANSRPHQLFLTGDQIYGDDVADAMLWALTDAGDTLLGWEESLPLMDDAQIKKNLCISIPKNSENENAVGQEREILRESPLQKLSEADEYQYKKPIQLQPGTRSDIARDFAGFTGMLVNKPDKAKSHLFSLGEYYAMYLLVWSPILWCARFPKGKDICPNSKQAKVWDREVVELDGFARNLWRVRRALANIPTYMICDDHDVSDDLYLNREWCYRVLGKPLGRRVVQNALLAYAVFQAWGNTPAQFDREKPGDKLLKAAEKWSESAGTDVSAWEDAASYVGIPGLDPKTHLPKLKLDEDVFILDRDDQGVNEVLNWHFTVRSFKHEVIVLDTRTWRGYPVESPIDPPMLLTHKGFEEQIQQPLKETDLLNKTGEFEIEATLVVVPTNLVGLWIIDAVQKWDVAQGKVFSSDAGDAWNFHELAFVKLLVEFFKQRDRVIVLTGDIHYAAAVRLSYWYDCHFGDSRPNIEPLRGANYKSSCQYSVLAQLTASAFINEEWTTHLVHTKIKSLLPERSHQCLGWNEPLELMNISRMTRKKAVAAGFKNRQSMPDWGYQIDWIKRQRARVFLQEEKGTPSSRSHKNKQLPLLHRLWNFISLLWRNRWLQEGDEIVGYSNIAIVSFQWPADGDGEKAVMQNVYWRPLWEPDSVVYSQYFVPLGLDEDD comes from the coding sequence ATGTCGTGGACTCCCTTAAGTCATCGAATTCATCACTTGCCGCTGATCCTTGCGGGTCCGATTTTGCGCCGGACTGAAAGTCGGGCCGTGACAGTTTGGCTGGCGCTGAAAGCACCCCGCAAAGTCGAACTCAAGGTTTATTCGACTGAGGGCGGAATCGGCGAAATTGTGGATCGACCATTGCTCCAAGGTGCGAGATCTACCGTGCAGCTCGGCAAATACCTGCACGTAGTGGCGGTGACTGCTAAACCAATTAATAGCAATGTCTTGACATCCGGGCAAATTTATGCTTACGACATAGAGTTTGCTGGGAATCGCGAGTCGCCGTCGGGGGTTGCAGTCCCAGAAAATGAGAAAGAAAATCTCATTTCTTCTCTGTGGCCTGCTTCTCCTGATTTGTCGGCTTTGGGACGGGAGGCGATCGGTTATTTCGCTCACCAGTTGCCGACTTTTGCCCTGCCGCCGAAGGATTTAAACTATTTGCGTATCGTTCACGGTTCTTGTCGCAAGCCCCACGGAGACGGCAGAGATGCGCTGCCAATCTTGGATAATTCGATCGAACAGTTTGCAGGTACAGCAAATAGCAGGCCCCACCAACTGTTTTTAACCGGTGACCAAATTTACGGCGACGACGTTGCCGATGCGATGCTGTGGGCTTTGACGGACGCTGGCGATACACTGTTGGGCTGGGAAGAAAGTCTACCCCTGATGGATGATGCCCAAATTAAAAAGAATTTGTGTATCAGTATACCTAAAAATTCGGAAAACGAAAATGCAGTTGGCCAAGAGAGGGAAATTTTGAGAGAGTCCCCTCTTCAGAAACTCTCTGAGGCTGATGAGTATCAGTACAAAAAACCAATTCAGTTACAGCCGGGGACTCGCAGCGATATTGCCAGAGATTTTGCCGGCTTTACGGGGATGTTGGTGAATAAACCGGACAAGGCTAAAAGTCACTTGTTTAGCTTGGGCGAATATTATGCGATGTATTTGTTAGTTTGGTCACCGATACTTTGGTGCGCGCGTTTTCCGAAGGGTAAGGATATTTGTCCAAATTCTAAGCAGGCAAAAGTCTGGGATAGAGAAGTTGTTGAACTTGACGGTTTTGCCCGCAATTTGTGGAGGGTGAGGAGGGCGCTAGCGAATATTCCTACTTATATGATTTGCGACGACCATGATGTTAGCGACGATTTGTATTTGAATCGAGAGTGGTGTTACCGGGTGCTGGGGAAGCCGCTGGGACGGCGGGTGGTGCAGAATGCTTTGCTGGCTTACGCTGTGTTTCAGGCTTGGGGAAATACGCCCGCACAGTTCGATCGCGAAAAACCGGGAGATAAATTATTAAAAGCTGCTGAAAAATGGTCGGAGTCGGCGGGAACTGATGTTTCTGCTTGGGAGGATGCCGCTTCGTATGTGGGAATTCCAGGACTCGATCCGAAAACTCATTTGCCTAAGTTGAAATTAGATGAAGATGTTTTTATTTTGGATCGAGATGACCAGGGTGTAAATGAGGTTTTGAATTGGCATTTTACTGTGAGAAGTTTTAAGCACGAGGTAATTGTGCTGGATACGCGGACTTGGCGGGGGTATCCGGTGGAAAGCCCGATCGATCCGCCGATGCTTTTGACTCACAAAGGTTTTGAGGAGCAAATTCAGCAACCTTTGAAGGAGACGGATTTGCTGAATAAAACTGGGGAGTTTGAGATTGAGGCGACGCTGGTGGTTGTGCCGACAAATTTGGTGGGTTTGTGGATTATTGATGCGGTGCAAAAGTGGGATGTTGCACAGGGGAAGGTTTTTAGTAGTGATGCGGGGGATGCTTGGAATTTTCATGAGTTAGCTTTTGTGAAGCTGTTGGTGGAATTTTTTAAACAGCGCGATCGGGTGATTGTGTTGACGGGGGATATTCACTATGCTGCTGCTGTGCGGCTGAGTTATTGGTATGATTGTCATTTTGGCGATTCTCGACCGAATATTGAGCCTTTGAGGGGGGCGAATTATAAGTCAAGTTGTCAATATTCTGTGCTGGCGCAGTTGACTGCTAGTGCTTTTATCAATGAGGAGTGGACAACGCATTTAGTTCATACTAAGATTAAGTCGCTGCTTCCTGAGCGATCGCACCAATGTTTGGGATGGAATGAGCCGCTGGAATTAATGAATATTTCGAGGATGACCAGAAAGAAAGCTGTGGCGGCTGGTTTCAAAAATAGACAATCTATGCCTGACTGGGGCTATCAAATTGACTGGATTAAACGGCAAAGAGCTCGGGTGTTTTTGCAAGAAGAAAAGGGAACTCCGTCAAGTAGATCGCATAAAAATAAACAATTGCCACTGCTGCATAGGTTGTGGAATTTTATATCGCTGTTGTGGCGCAATCGCTGGCTGCAAGAGGGTGATGAGATTGTGGGATATAGCAATATTGCGATCGTCAGTTTTCAGTGGCCTGCGGATGGTGATGGGGAGAAGGCGGTGATGCAAAATGTTTATTGGCGACCGCTTTGGGAGCCGGATAGTGTGGTTTACAGTCAATATTTTGTGCCGCTGGGATTGGATGAGGATGATTAG
- a CDS encoding DUF3318 domain-containing protein, with product MTSYATSTARAEMSEIRRLKNILPPELQSWVTVEKTIEVNPTLIRSEEIGKDQVEIQIDLIRWEQLAIDQRNLLFWHEVARIQNDTIPRDGWEMAALAIGLGGAVGELWVQDGLLLLLALSLCGVSGWRLFQKNNGEKSLKEAVDADEKALALATRFGYTLPNAYKSLGSALKTLIEQTSKKQQRAKYEARLQALKRNAAKAKAKVKPITRETSQSENVYNS from the coding sequence ATGACATCCTATGCAACCTCTACAGCAAGAGCCGAGATGAGTGAGATCCGGCGCTTGAAAAACATACTGCCCCCAGAACTCCAAAGTTGGGTAACAGTAGAAAAAACAATAGAAGTTAATCCTACCCTGATCCGCAGCGAAGAAATAGGCAAAGACCAGGTAGAAATCCAAATAGACCTGATCCGCTGGGAACAGCTAGCAATCGATCAGCGGAACCTCCTATTTTGGCACGAAGTCGCCAGAATCCAAAACGACACCATTCCCAGAGACGGTTGGGAAATGGCAGCCCTCGCCATTGGTTTAGGCGGCGCCGTCGGTGAACTTTGGGTGCAAGACGGCTTGCTGCTGTTACTGGCCCTATCCCTGTGCGGCGTCTCCGGCTGGAGACTTTTCCAAAAAAATAACGGAGAGAAAAGTTTAAAAGAAGCAGTAGACGCTGACGAAAAAGCCCTCGCCCTCGCCACCCGCTTCGGCTACACTCTCCCAAACGCCTACAAAAGCCTTGGCAGCGCCTTAAAAACCTTAATCGAGCAAACCTCAAAAAAACAGCAGCGGGCTAAATACGAAGCTCGTCTCCAGGCCCTCAAACGCAATGCAGCCAAAGCCAAGGCCAAAGTCAAACCCATCACCCGCGAAACATCCCAGTCAGAAAACGTCTACAATTCTTAA
- a CDS encoding STAS domain-containing protein, with translation MVSQTPEADFRVTYSDEIPSVHIPVRLSVLEAVNFKTTCQQLFSGSTVPSKIVLDFSQTTFIDSSGIGALVSNLKFAKQRDSDLVLRSLKPQVMAVFALTSLDQVLTIEQPSATSTPTENNPSDNQLPMTHPSVQSWVKRLIDIVGAIVGLIITGILLVPIAAAITINDPGPIFFGQTRCGWMGRQFRIWKFRSMCTNAEAMKAQIKNQASGAFFKNDNDPRITKVGRILRKTSLDELPQFWNVLKGEMSLVGTRPPTPDEVERYEVPQWQRLDVKPGMTGEWQVNGRSQVRDFEDVIRLDLKYQQNWSLVYDLKLIVKTVTVLFNKNSGAV, from the coding sequence ATGGTCAGTCAAACCCCAGAGGCAGATTTTCGGGTAACGTACTCGGACGAGATTCCCTCAGTTCACATACCCGTGCGCTTGAGCGTACTTGAAGCCGTAAACTTCAAGACAACCTGCCAGCAACTTTTTTCGGGCAGCACCGTTCCCAGCAAGATTGTCCTAGACTTCAGTCAGACGACATTCATCGACAGTAGCGGGATCGGTGCTTTAGTCAGCAATCTGAAATTTGCCAAACAGCGGGATAGCGACTTGGTGCTCCGAAGCCTCAAGCCGCAGGTGATGGCAGTATTTGCTCTCACCAGCCTAGATCAAGTGCTGACGATCGAGCAGCCCTCTGCAACCTCAACTCCCACAGAGAACAACCCGTCGGACAATCAGCTACCGATGACGCACCCCTCAGTGCAATCGTGGGTGAAGCGGCTGATAGATATCGTTGGGGCAATCGTCGGTTTGATAATTACAGGAATTTTGCTCGTACCCATAGCTGCAGCTATCACTATCAACGATCCAGGCCCGATATTTTTCGGTCAAACCCGCTGTGGCTGGATGGGCAGACAATTTCGGATTTGGAAATTTCGATCGATGTGTACCAACGCCGAAGCCATGAAAGCCCAAATCAAAAACCAGGCTTCTGGCGCATTTTTCAAAAATGACAACGACCCGCGGATTACCAAAGTCGGGCGCATCTTACGCAAAACCAGCCTCGACGAACTGCCGCAGTTTTGGAACGTGCTCAAAGGCGAAATGAGTCTAGTTGGCACTAGACCGCCTACCCCAGACGAAGTTGAGCGTTACGAAGTCCCTCAGTGGCAGCGTTTGGATGTCAAACCAGGGATGACAGGCGAATGGCAAGTCAACGGTCGCTCTCAAGTCCGCGATTTTGAAGATGTCATCCGTTTAGATTTAAAATACCAACAAAACTGGAGCCTGGTGTATGACCTCAAACTAATTGTCAAAACTGTAACAGTCCTGTTTAACAAAAATAGTGGCGCTGTGTAG